The Apium graveolens cultivar Ventura chromosome 11, ASM990537v1, whole genome shotgun sequence genome has a window encoding:
- the LOC141697889 gene encoding CSC1-like protein At4g02900 encodes MASLQDIGVAAGINCLTAVIFLMVFAILRLQPLNDRIYFPKWYLKGIRASPISSGSLKKIVNLDPKMYLKFWNWMPAALRMPEPELIDHAGLDSAVYIRIYLLGLKIFFPITILAFVVLVPVNWTNNTLEELKDVTFSDLDKLSISNVPDGSSRFWVHIGMIYVFSFWTMYKLYKEYKIIATMRLHFLASESRRPDQYTVLVKNVPADPDESVSEHVDHFFVVNHPDHYLTHQVVYNANRLATLVETKKSLRNWLTYYQNKYERDPLNKPTVKTGFWGLWGQRVDAINYYAAEISKLSDEEDSEREKVTSDPKAIIPAAFVSFKSRWGAAVCAQTQQTSNPTIWFTEWAPEPRDVYWRNLAIPYVELNVRRFLMTVALFFLVFFFMIPITIVQSIANIEGIEKVLPFLKPVIEAKIIKSFIQGFLPGIALKIFLILLPTLLMFMSKIEGFTSLSSLERRSASKYHKFILVNVFLGSIVAGTALQQIHEFLNQSPSEIPKVVGVSIPMKATFFISYIMVDGWAGIAGEILRLVPFVMFHLKNTFLVKTEKDREEAMDPGSLTFAISEPRIQLYFLLGLVYAPVSPILLPFIVVFFAFAYVVFRHQVINVYDQKYESGASFWPDVHVRIIIGLVISQLLLLGLLSTKEAGVTTPFLIALPLLTIWFHLFCKGRFESAFVKFPLQDAMIKDTLEKVREPDLNLKAFLEDAYIHPIFKGGEFEKPILDEESHPIVVATKRNSRGSKRVSSESSTQLLST; translated from the exons ATGGCTAGCCTGCAAGATATTGGCGTTGCAGCTGGAATAAATTGTCTCACGGCGGTTATATTTCTTATGGTGTTTGCTATTTTAAGACTTCAACCGCTCAACGATAGAATTTACTTTCCAAAATGGTACTTAAAGGGTATAAGAGCCAGCCCAATAAGCTCAGGGTCATTGAAGAAAATCGTTAACTTGGATCCCAAAATGTACCTGAAGTTCTGGAACTGGATGCCTGCTGCCTTAAGAATGCCTGAACCAGAGCTTATAGATCATGCAGGACTTGATTCTGCTGTATATATTCGGATCTACCTTCTCGG TTTAAAGATTTTTTTTCCCATAACTATACTTGCTTTTGTGGTACTGGTTCCTGTGAATTGGACTAACAATACTTTGGAGGAACTCAAAGATGTAACATTTAGTGATCTTGACAAGCTTTCGATATCTAATGTCCCCGATGGATCTTCTAG GTTTTGGGTTCATATAGGAATGATATATGTCTTCTCTTTCTGGACAATGTATAAGCTTTATAAAGAATACAAGATTATAGCTACAATGAGGTTGCATTTTCTAGCTTCTGAAAGCCGCCGTCCGGATCAGTATACT GTCCTTGTGAAAAATGTCCCTGCGGACCCTGATGAATCAGTTAGTGAGCACGTTGATCACTTCTTTGTTGTTAATCATCCTGATCATTACCTTACTCATCAG GTAGTTTACAATGCAAACCGTCTCGCTACTTTGGTGGAAACTAAGAAGAGTTTGCGTAATTGGCTTACTTATTACCAAAACAAATATGAGAGAGATCCTTTAAACAAGCCAACTGTTAAG ACAGGTTTTTGGGGTCTTTGGGGACAGAGAGTGGATGCAATAAACTACTATGCAGCTGAAATATCTAAGCTGAGTGACGAA GAAGATTCTGAGAGAGAAAAGGTTACGAGTGATCCTAAAGCAATAATTCCTGCTGCATTTGTTTCATTTAAGTCGCGATGGGGAGCAGCAGTTTGTGCTCAAACCCAACAAACAAGTAATCCTACCATTTGGTTTACTGAATGGGCTCCAGAACCGCGTGATGTTTATTGGAGAAATTTAGCCATACCATATGTTGAACTTAATGTTCGAAGGTTTCTCATGACAGTGGCTCTTTTTTTCCTTGTGTTTTTCTTTATGATACCTATAACAATCGTTCAGTCGATAGCCAACATTGAGGGAATCGAGAAGGTCCTTCCTTTCTTGAAGCCAGTAATAGAAGC AAAAATCATCAAGTCATTCATACAAGGTTTTCTTCCAGGAATTGCACTAAAGATATTCCTCATTCTTCTTCCAACACTACTTATGTTTATGTCTAAAATAGAAGGCTTCACGTCTCTTTCGTCTTTGGAGAGAAGATCTGCTTCCAAATATCACAAGTTTATATTAGTAAATGTATTTCTTGGAAGCATTGTTGCAGGAACTGCATTACAGCAAATCCACGAGTTTCTAAATCAATCTCCATCAGA GATACCAAAAGTTGTTGGAGTGTCCATACCAATGAAAGCTACTTTCTTTATTTCTTACATAATGGTTGATGGTTGGGCTGGTATTGCTGGGGAGATCCTCAGATTGGTACCATTTGTTATGTTTCACCTAAAGAATACATTTCTGGTCAAGACAGAAAAGGACAGGGAAGAAGCAATGGATCCTGGTTCATTGACATTTGCTATATCAGAACCTCGCATTCAGTTATATTTTCTGTTGGGACTTGTGTACGCACCAGTCTCTCCTATACTTCTTCCCTTCATTGTTGTCTTCTTTGCCTTCGCCTATGTGGTTTTCCGCCATCAG GTTATCAATGTATACGATCAGAAGTACGAGAGCGGGGCATCCTTCTGGCCAGATGTGCATGTTCGTATCATAATTGGTTTGGTTATATCACAACTTCTGCTCCTGGGATTACTAAGCACAAAAGAGGCAGGCGTAACAACGCCATTTTTGATTGCACTCCCTCTTTTAACAATCTGGTTCCATCTGTTCTGCAAGGGGCGCTTTGAATCTGCATTCGTGAAATTTCCATTACAG GATGCAATGATCAAGGATACATTAGAGAAGGTGAGGGAACCAGACCTAAACTTGAAAGCATTCCTGGAAGATGCATATATTCACCCAATCTTCAAAGGCGGTGAGTTTGAAAAACCAATCTTAGACGAAGAGAGCCACCCAATTGTTGTTGCAACCAAGAGAAATTCGCGGGGTAGTAAACGTGTTTCTAGTGAAAGCAGTACTCAGTTGTTGTCGACATGA
- the LOC141697257 gene encoding uncharacterized protein LOC141697257, giving the protein MVKLCLMASQCSLPGFVFNPDQGLRRLSSDYQPLFLSPESTEELVRPGFLALSPQGTHQTERPLNYMRGLLDSTKLVTIDPAITRRVLVDVQGNRRDSILFSYGIAKECSHQGEILAFLSSGSSEVEEGGLNLSALNDLMGLQTIPTEMSDQCLYAPDYGFCFQSAESQPTGFCPSSNFYFEKPLSNLDGDLDHVSEGMVYLNDQAALSSARTEMKDRLYVVAEYYLSKHTTKWRKQSVLVPQFDRLEFNEERATINGSVKLEPLNVVQSPQKSRLRTSQKKKYRHKIGKERELYRKNYSYSCESLLSIIVDKKRHGKTAILELKKSGPELSHLLTQFSATIAGTGLALLFSVICKVATGSVPFCASKLLNMGLGFGLVWLSWAVNRLRNIIIHISKSSDKRASKEVEMLRNLDNSVKEIFFRAATLTAMMVLRLA; this is encoded by the exons ATGGTGAAGTTGTGTTTGATGGCTTCTCAATGTTCTCTTCCTGGTTTCGTCTTTAACCCTGACCAAGGCCTGCGCAGACTCTCTTCC GATTATCAGCCTCTTTTTCTTAGTCCTGAATCAACGGAGGAATTGGTACGACCAGGCTTCCTTGCTCTAAGTCCGCAAGGCACACATCAGACTGAGCGGCCATTGAACTATATGAGAGGGTTATTGGACAGTACCAAGCTTGTTACGATTGACCCAGCTATTACAAGGCGTGTACTAGTTGATGTGCAAG GAAACAGGCGAGACTCTATACTATTTAGCTATGGAATTGCCAAAGAATGCAGTCATCAGGGGGAaatcttagcatttctctcatcTGGATCAAGTGAAGTGGAAGAAGGTGGATTGAATTTGTCTGCACTAAATGACTTAATGGGGCTTCAAACAATTCCAACTGAAATGTCTGATCAGTGTTTATATGCACCTGACTATGGGTTTTGTTTCCAAAGTGCCGAGTCTCAGCCTACTGGTTTTTGTCCCAGTAGTAACTTTTACTTTGAGAAGCCTCTTTCAAACTTAGATGGTGATCTGGACCATGTCTCAGAAGGTATGGTTTATCTCAATGATCAAGCTGCATTATCAAGTGCTCGTACTGAGATGAAGGATAGACTTTATGTTGTTGCTGAGTATTACTTGTCAAAACACACAACAAAGTGGAGGAAGCAATCAGTGCTCGTACCTCAATTTGACAG GCTGGAATTCAATGAAGAAAGGGCTACAATCAATGGATCCGTGAAGCTTGAACCCTTGAATGTTGTCCAGAG TCCTCAGAAAAGCAGATTGAGGACATCACAGAAAAAGAAGTACAGACATAAAATAGGAAAAGAGAGGGAACTATACAGAAAGAACTACTCCTATTCATGCGAGAGTCTTTTGTCCATAATAGTTGACAAGAAGCGGCATGGAAAAACAGCAATTCTTGAGCTGAAGAAATCTGGTCCTGAGTTGAGCCATCTTCTGACTCAATTCTCTGCCACCATTGCCGGGACAGGCCTTGCTCTTCTCTTTTCTGTCATCTGTAAAGTAGCTACTGGTAGCGTACCCTTCTGTGCATCAAAGCTCTTGAACATGGGATTGGGATTTGGGCTGGTTTGGCTTTCTTGGGCAGTTAATAGACTGAGGAACATAATTATCCATATAAGCAAAAGTTCAGACAAGAGAGCTTCCAAGGAAGTAGAAATGTTGAGGAATCTGGACAATAGTGTGAAAGAAATCTTCTTCAGAGCTGCAACATTGACGGCAATGATGGTGCTGAGGCTTGCATGA